A window of Flammeovirga kamogawensis genomic DNA:
AGACCATGGTTGTACCAAACACCAATGGAAATTCTTATAAAAGCATCTAATGGAGCATCTGATTTTGGTAACAAATTCGGTATGCCTTTAATCACAGGTTCAGTACTTACTTTTGAACACGAAGAAGCCGATAAAAAGCACGGTTTTGACAAAGTAATTATGATGGCTGGTGGTATTGGTTATGCAAAAAATAGAGATGCATTAAAAGATACACCTGAAAAAGGAGATAAAGTTGTTGTAATGGGTGGTGATAACTACCGTATTGGTATGGGCGGTGGCGCCGTATCTTCTGTTGCAACAGGTGAATTCTCTAACTCTATTGAGCTTAATGCAATTCAACGTTCGAATCCAGAAATGCAAAAACGTGTGTACAATGCTGTACGTGCGATGGCAGAAAGTGACGAGAACCCAATTGTATTGATTCATGATCATGGCGCAGGTGGACATTTAAACTGTTTATCTGAACTTGTAGAAGAAACAGGTGCTAGAATTGATGTTGATAAATTACCTGTTGGTGATCCGACATTATCTGGGAAAGAAATTGTTGGTAACGAATCTCAAGAAAGAATGGGATTGGTTATTAATGAAAAAGATATTGAAACTTTACATCGTGTATCAGATCGTGAACGTGCTCCATTCTACGTAGTAGGTGAGACAACTGGCGATATGCAATTCACTTTTAAAGATTCTAAAACAGGAGAAGCTCCAATTGATATGCCTTTAGAGTATATGTTTGGTAAAGCTCCTAAAACAATCATGAAAGATACTAGTATTGCACCTAACTTCTCTGAAATAGAAGTAGAGGCGACAAAAGTACATGAGTATCTAAATGATGTTTTACAACTTGAATCTGTTGCATCAAAAGATTGGTTAACAAATAAAGTAGACCGTTCTGTAACAGGTAGAGTAGCAAAACAACAAACTGCAGGCGCATTACAGTTACCTTTAAATAACGTGTCTGTTATGGCATGTGATTTTAGAGGGAAGTCTGGTATTGCAACTACAATAGGGCACGCTCCTGTAGCGGCAATGATTGATCCTGCAGCTGGTTCTAAAATTGCTATTGCAGAATCTTTAACTAACCTAATTTGGGCACCACTTGCTCATGGTTTAACAAGTATATCACTTTCAGCAAACTGGATGTGGCCTTGTAAAAACGAAGGTGAAGATGCTCGTTTATATAAAGCAGTAGAAGCTTGTTCAGAATTTGCAATTGAGTTAGGAGTTAATATCCCTACAGGAAAGGATTCACTTTCTATGACTCAAAAGTATGGTGATGAAAAAGTGTATTCTCCTGGTACAGTAATTATATCTACTGTAGGTGAAGTTGATGATCTTAAGAAAGTAGTCGAACCTGTAGCAAAAGTTGGTAAGAAATTAGTTTATATCGATTTAGCTCAAGACGGTTACGAATTAGGTGGTTCTACACTTGCTCAAGTATTAAATAAAGTAGGTACTAAGGTATCTTCTGTTCAAGATGCTAAATACTTCTCAACTGCTTTCGAAACAATTCAAGCATTAATTAAAGAAGGTCAAATAGTATCAGGTCATGATGTTTCTGCTGGTGGTTTATTAACTGCTATCTTAGAAATGACTTTCCCAGAACAAAATATTGCATATAATGTAGATTTATCAGATTTAAATTCTGATAGTCTTACAAATGTATTGTTCTCAGAAACTGCATCTGTAATATTCCAGGTAGAAGACGAAGCTGTAGCAACTAAAGCTTTAGATGCTGCTAATGTTAAGTATTCAGTTATTGGTGAAGCAGTAGAAGGTACAAATACAACAGTTGCATTCAATGGTACTAACTTATCATTTGATGTTGCAGCTTTACGTGACGTATGGTATAAGACTTCTTATTTATTAGATAGACAACAAAGTGGAAGTGATTTAGCTAAGGAACGTTATGATTCTTATAAAAATGCACCACTTCATTACACATTCCCTAAAGGGTTTGAAGGTAAACTATCAGATTATAAGATAGATGCTGATAGAAAAGAACGTACAGGTGTTAAAGCCGCTATTATTCGTGAGAAAGGTGTAAATGGCGATCGTGAGATGGCTTATTCTATGCACTTAGCTGGTTTTGATGTAAAAGACGTTCATATGACAGATTTAATTGCTGGCCGTGAAGATCTTACAGATGTTAATCTTATCGTTTTTGTTGGTGGTTTCTCAAATTCAGATGTTTTAGGTTCAGCTAAGGGCTGGGCAGGGGCATTCTTATATAATGAGAAGGCAAAACAAGCATTAGATAACTTCTATGCAAGAGAAGATACATTAAGTTTAGGTGTATGTAATGGTTGTCAGTTAATGATTGAATTAGGTTTAGTGACGAAAGGTCATGATCAAAAACCTAAGATGTTACATAACGAATCTCATAAATTTGAATCAGGTTTTGTGAATATTGAAATTCCACAAAACGAAACAGTGATGTTAAGTTCTTTATCAAATACTCGTTTAGGTGTGTGGATTGCACATGGTGAGGGTAAATTTGATCTTCCTTACGGAGAAGAAAAATATAACATTGTTGGAAAGTATGGATATGAATCTTATCCTGCAAACCCTAATGGTTCAGCTTATAATGCTTCAGCTTTAGCTTCTGATGATGGTAGACATTTAGTGATGATGCCTCACTTAGAGCGTGCTATTTTCCCTTGGAACTGGGCACATTACCCAGAAGATAGAAAAGGTAATGATGAAGTATCTCCATGGATTGAAGCTTTTGTTAATGCTAAAAATTGGGTTGCTGAAAAAGTAGGTCAATTAGAAGCTTAATATTAAGTTAAATATAAAAAAACCTTTTGATGATTATCATTAAGAGGTTTTTTTATGACCATTCTTTTTTAGAGCCTTATTTCCTTTTCCTTGGTCTTTTTGCTTGTAGATTAGAAAATAAAACATCATGATTAATATTAATATTTCTCCCATGTTCTAAGTTTTATGATTTATTTTCTTTTTTAACCAAGGTCTAAATTCCAAATATAAAGTGCCAATAATGAAACTATTAACTCATTCAATTTGATTAATGTTTGAATTAAAACTATTTATTGTTTGATAACGAAGATTCACTTCATAAAGTTTTAATTTATTGTCTGATAAACGTTAATTAGTTTAATCAACTGATACAATAAGAGGTTTAATTATTTAATAAATTGAAAAGCTATATTGTTTATTTATATTCATTCTAAAAAAAATGTTAAATACATTTGTACATATCAAAATTAAAAAATAATATGTTGTTCACACACAAAAATATAGATACACCACAATTAATTCTTAGCGTAAGCAGAGAAGGTGTAACTCTTATGAGAGTGTTTGGATAGATTATATATTTATATAGTGAAAAGGTCCGGATACTCAATGTATTCGGACCTTTTTTTTGTTTCACATTTTAAACTTTAAAAGCAATGTCTTTTATCAAAAAACAAGAAGCCGCAATAGGCTATCGTAGTGTATGGAATCAATTTTTAGCTCGTCCAAAATTTCAGAAAAAACGAGTTCAATTTAACACTTAGAACATTATTAAAATGAAAAATTTATTTAAACTATCTTGTATAGTAGTCCTCAGTTTGTTGGGAAGCTATTTCTACATGAGTGAACATTTTGTTGCACTTATGCAAACCGCATTATACTTATTAGGTACAATTCTAATAGTTGTTTTGCCTTTTATCTTATTCGACAAAAAGTCGTTAGATAAACCAAAAGAAAATAAAACAATAGAGAGAGAGAAAGCACATGAAGAATTTGTGAAAACACTCCAAACAACTCTATTAGAAAAAGGTGAAAAAGAATCTATCTACATGTCAATCTACAAAGTAGATAATTCACCTTAATTTAGATTTAGCTTGAGGCAGTTTATTCACTGCCTCTTTTTTTTATATAAATATTTTGATATAAAAAAATTTTCAACTATATTCGTTTAAACAAATAATGTATAGACAAATATAGTAATGAAAAACGATAATATATATTCAGTTCAGCAAATAGGAGCACAGTGGCCAACTTTTGATCCGTTCTTATTTACAGCACACCATAAAGAAGTTTACCCTAAGGGAAATGATGACATGTCAGTAAGTGAGCCTTTAACAGGTAGAAATATTGGTTCTGATTTTTCATCAAAAGATGGGTGGAGCATGTATCATGGTCGTAAAATACCAGGTTTCCCTTACCATCCACATAGAGGTTTTGAAACAGTTACAATTGTTGAAGAAGGATTAGCAGATCATTCTGATTCTTTAGGTTCTGCAGGGAGATTTGGAGAAGGAGATGTACAATGGATGACAGCAGGAGCTGGAGTTCAGCATTCTGAAATGTTTCCTTTATTAAATACAAAAGATAAAAATCCTCTTGAGTTATTTCAGATTTGGTTAAATCTACCTAAAAAAAGTAAAATGGTAGAACCGAGTTATAAAATGTTATGGCATGAAGATATACCTATTGTACATGAAAAAGATCAAAACGGTAATTCTATAGAAATTAAAGTAATAGCAGGTGCTTATAAAAACACAAATCCATTAGCATCAACACCTAATTCATGGGCAGCTGATGAAAACCATAATGTTGGAATTTGGAGAGTACATTTAGCACCAAATGCAGAATGGTCGCTTCCTGCAACTGCTAAAACATCAAATAGAGCATTATATTTTTATAATGGAGATAGTATTACAGTGGATTCAACAAATGTCTCAGAGAATGTAATGTTTCATGTTAACCCACTAGCCGAGTTAAAAATAAAGGCAGGAAATACAGATACTTATATCTTAATATTACAAGGTGATCCAATAGGAGAACCAGTTGCACAACACGGTCCTTTTGTGATGAACACAAGAGCAGAATTGCAACAAGCTTTTAATGATTTTCAAAATACTCAATTTGGTGGTTGGCCATGGGATAAACAAGAAATGGTTCACCCTAAAGAAAAAGGAAGATTTGCATTACATGCTGATGGTAAATTAGAAGAAAAATAAGGACTTAAGCCCATTTGAATAAAATCAGATGGGCTTTATTTTTAAGAAGGTAATTTAGTCTGATGTATAGTTTTCTAAATAATTAGCAGGGATAATTTTAAGGTTTTCTCTAATCTCATTTCTATATTTTATTAACTCAGGGAACTGTGAGAAAAAAGTAATTTTTTGTTCTTTAATGGTAGTAGGTGAACTGATTTCATC
This region includes:
- the purL gene encoding phosphoribosylformylglycinamidine synthase, with amino-acid sequence MVLFFRGNTNNVFAVHAEQALPKENLEKLSWLFGNATLCEENSLDGWFTGPRKEMLTPWSTNAVEITQNMGIEGLIRIEEFLHVESEKSADFDPMLQALYEGLDSSIYTIDVEPEPIRHIEDIVSYNKEEGLALSDDEVSYLQEVSVKLKRPLTDSEVYGFAQVNSEHCRHKIFNGIFVIDGEEKPTSLFQLIKKTSKEAPDNIVSAYSDNVAFIKGPVSEQFAPVTQDKPDFFETKDFESVISLKAETHNFPTTVEPFNGAATGSGGEIRDRVAGGKGSMPLAGTAVYMTSYSRLEENKRQWEQGMEERPWLYQTPMEILIKASNGASDFGNKFGMPLITGSVLTFEHEEADKKHGFDKVIMMAGGIGYAKNRDALKDTPEKGDKVVVMGGDNYRIGMGGGAVSSVATGEFSNSIELNAIQRSNPEMQKRVYNAVRAMAESDENPIVLIHDHGAGGHLNCLSELVEETGARIDVDKLPVGDPTLSGKEIVGNESQERMGLVINEKDIETLHRVSDRERAPFYVVGETTGDMQFTFKDSKTGEAPIDMPLEYMFGKAPKTIMKDTSIAPNFSEIEVEATKVHEYLNDVLQLESVASKDWLTNKVDRSVTGRVAKQQTAGALQLPLNNVSVMACDFRGKSGIATTIGHAPVAAMIDPAAGSKIAIAESLTNLIWAPLAHGLTSISLSANWMWPCKNEGEDARLYKAVEACSEFAIELGVNIPTGKDSLSMTQKYGDEKVYSPGTVIISTVGEVDDLKKVVEPVAKVGKKLVYIDLAQDGYELGGSTLAQVLNKVGTKVSSVQDAKYFSTAFETIQALIKEGQIVSGHDVSAGGLLTAILEMTFPEQNIAYNVDLSDLNSDSLTNVLFSETASVIFQVEDEAVATKALDAANVKYSVIGEAVEGTNTTVAFNGTNLSFDVAALRDVWYKTSYLLDRQQSGSDLAKERYDSYKNAPLHYTFPKGFEGKLSDYKIDADRKERTGVKAAIIREKGVNGDREMAYSMHLAGFDVKDVHMTDLIAGREDLTDVNLIVFVGGFSNSDVLGSAKGWAGAFLYNEKAKQALDNFYAREDTLSLGVCNGCQLMIELGLVTKGHDQKPKMLHNESHKFESGFVNIEIPQNETVMLSSLSNTRLGVWIAHGEGKFDLPYGEEKYNIVGKYGYESYPANPNGSAYNASALASDDGRHLVMMPHLERAIFPWNWAHYPEDRKGNDEVSPWIEAFVNAKNWVAEKVGQLEA
- a CDS encoding pirin family protein — protein: MKNDNIYSVQQIGAQWPTFDPFLFTAHHKEVYPKGNDDMSVSEPLTGRNIGSDFSSKDGWSMYHGRKIPGFPYHPHRGFETVTIVEEGLADHSDSLGSAGRFGEGDVQWMTAGAGVQHSEMFPLLNTKDKNPLELFQIWLNLPKKSKMVEPSYKMLWHEDIPIVHEKDQNGNSIEIKVIAGAYKNTNPLASTPNSWAADENHNVGIWRVHLAPNAEWSLPATAKTSNRALYFYNGDSITVDSTNVSENVMFHVNPLAELKIKAGNTDTYILILQGDPIGEPVAQHGPFVMNTRAELQQAFNDFQNTQFGGWPWDKQEMVHPKEKGRFALHADGKLEEK